A genomic window from Neoarius graeffei isolate fNeoGra1 chromosome 5, fNeoGra1.pri, whole genome shotgun sequence includes:
- the LOC132887030 gene encoding T-cell differentiation antigen CD6-like isoform X1 codes for MEVLLMAFILHALRLHQGVQGAVISLKENGTNTNRSDELVEKQSTEGGTYPSRLSEDCSGTLLALHQGRWVTVNLTQQSNETKKDMAQLCEDLSWGGVFVENGTALMNRCLSDCTITDSMPYNCTEATPGNCSDMTMVVCAWQAVQLIGGKDRCAGRVELFGTGGWGSVCDDGWDLKGGHVVCAQLKCGTAVRVMGEGGDFNPGSGPIHISHINCSGTERNLWQCHTELDRGRNYCGHKEDAAVVCSGSSSIPVTTTNTLMPNLTNWTTEIVTEAAEDNTGGISAPVLGCIVLSVTLFLLLFSNAAQCAYYKIRNEGTKVRRVSQASQRDNSDTSSDSDYERYYNPDPPPPNTVTNCEHFLDNTLRGGDCNQEQGRFCEERNAVQTHALDSESTSSGECYEKTETENLWNPAVNQFYPEYCKQMTPLHNTSEPAKRNSTNSFDSDSSTSSGEYYENTGLNAEPCLQTLEGNPSLPEQPLLSDTKPQMAGNSSVSQPYSPDQAVNQFYPEYCIQRTPLHNTSEPAECNSRDSFDSDSMSSGECYENTGVNAEPRLQTLEGNPSLPEQPPLSDTKPQTAGNSSVSQPYSPDQDDSSTSSEEAYENVAETKNYFARSEPVHSSSDSDYDDVSNW; via the exons GCACTGAAGGTGGAACGTATCCATCCAGGCTCTCGGAGGACTGCTCTGGAACTCTGTTGGCGCTTCATCAGGGCAGGTGGGTGACTGTAAACCTGACACAGCAGAGCAATGAGACAAAGAAAGACATGGCCCAACTCTGTGAAGACCTTAGCTGGGGAGGAGTCTTTGTTGAAAATGGTACAGCACTCATGAATCGCTGCCTGTCTGACTGCACCATCACAGACTCCATGCCGTACAACTGCACAGAAGCTACACCAGGCAACTGTTCTGACATGACAATGGTAGTCTGTG CATGGCAGGCTGTGCAGTTGATTGGAGGCAAAGACAGATGTGCAGGTCGGGTGGAGCTGTTTGGCACTGGAGGCTGGGGCTCAGTGTGTGATGATGGATGGGACTTAAAAGGAGGACATGTAGTGTGTGCCCAACTGAAATGTGGCACTGCTGTACGGGTAATGGGAGAGGGTGGTGATTTCAACCCAGGATCTGGTCCTATTCACATTAGTCACATAAACTGCAGTGGGACAGAGAGAAACCTCTGGCAGTGCCACACTGAGCTAGACAGAGGGAGGAACTACTGCGGCCACAAGGAGGATGCTGCAGTGGTGTGCTCAG GAAGTTCCAGCATACCAGTTACCACAACGAATACCTTAATGCCAAATCTCACAAACTGGACAACAG AGATTGTAACAGAGGCAGCTGAGGACAACACTGGTGGAATTTCAGCACCAGTCCTGGGTTGCATtgttctctctgtcactctcttctTACTGCTGTTTTCAAATGCTGCTCAATGTGCATACTACAAAATACGAAATG AAGGAACTAAAGTCAGGAGAGTATCACAAGCTTCACAGCGAGACAATTCTGACACTTCAAGCGACTCGGATTATGAACGTTACTACAACCCTGACCCCCCTCCACCTAATACTGTGACTAACTGTGAACACT TCTTAGATAATACTCTTAGGGGTGGCGATTGCAATCAAGAGCAAGGAAGATTCTGTGAAGAAAGAAATGCTGTACAAA CTCATGCCCTTGATTCAGAGAGCACATCCTCAGGGGAGTGTTATGAAAAAACTGAAACAGAGAACCTTTGGAATCCAG CTGTTAACCAGTTTTATCCTGAGTACTGCAAACAGATGACGCCTTTGCACAATACCAGTGAACCAGCTAAAAGAAACT CAACGAACTCGTTTGATTCAGACAGCAGCACATCCTCTGGGGAATATTACGAAAATACAGGACTGAATGCTGAACCTTGTCTCCAGACAT TGGAGGGAAACCCATCACTTCCTGAACAGCCCCTCCTGAGTGACACCAAACCTCAGATGGCAGGAAACAGCAGTGTTTCCCAGCCATACTCTCCTGATCAAG ctgttaacCAGTTTTATCCTGAGTACTGCATACAGAGGACACCTTTGCACAATACCAGTGAACCAGCTGAATGCAACT CAAGAGACTCATTTGATTCAGACAGCATGTCCTCTGGGGAATGCTATGAAAACACTGGAGTGAATGCTGAACCTCGTCTCCAGACAT TGGAGGGAAACCCATCACTTCCTGAACAGCCTCCCCTGAGTGACACCAAACCTCAGACGGCAGGAAACAGCAGTGTTTCCCAGCCATACTCTCCTGATCAAG atgacagcagcacatcatcTGAGGAAGCTTATGAAAATGTTGCAGAAACAAAGAATTACTTTGCTAGAAGTGAACCAGTCCACTCCTCTTCAGACAGTGACTATGATGATGTCAGTAACTGGTGA
- the LOC132887030 gene encoding T-cell differentiation antigen CD6-like isoform X2 — MEVLLMAFILHALRLHQGVQGAVISLKENGTNTNRSDELVEKQSTEGGTYPSRLSEDCSGTLLALHQGRWVTVNLTQQSNETKKDMAQLCEDLSWGGVFVENGTALMNRCLSDCTITDSMPYNCTEATPGNCSDMTMVVCAWQAVQLIGGKDRCAGRVELFGTGGWGSVCDDGWDLKGGHVVCAQLKCGTAVRVMGEGGDFNPGSGPIHISHINCSGTERNLWQCHTELDRGRNYCGHKEDAAVVCSGSSSIPVTTTNTLMPNLTNWTTEIVTEAAEDNTGGISAPVLGCIVLSVTLFLLLFSNAAQCAYYKIRNEGTKVRRVSQASQRDNSDTSSDSDYERYYNPDPPPPNTVTNCEHFLDNTLRGGDCNQEQGRFCEERNAVQTHALDSESTSSGECYEKTETENLWNPAVNQFYPEYCIQRTPLHNTSEPAECNSRDSFDSDSMSSGECYENTGVNAEPRLQTLEGNPSLPEQPPLSDTKPQTAGNSSVSQPYSPDQDDSSTSSEEAYENVAETKNYFARSEPVHSSSDSDYDDVSNW; from the exons GCACTGAAGGTGGAACGTATCCATCCAGGCTCTCGGAGGACTGCTCTGGAACTCTGTTGGCGCTTCATCAGGGCAGGTGGGTGACTGTAAACCTGACACAGCAGAGCAATGAGACAAAGAAAGACATGGCCCAACTCTGTGAAGACCTTAGCTGGGGAGGAGTCTTTGTTGAAAATGGTACAGCACTCATGAATCGCTGCCTGTCTGACTGCACCATCACAGACTCCATGCCGTACAACTGCACAGAAGCTACACCAGGCAACTGTTCTGACATGACAATGGTAGTCTGTG CATGGCAGGCTGTGCAGTTGATTGGAGGCAAAGACAGATGTGCAGGTCGGGTGGAGCTGTTTGGCACTGGAGGCTGGGGCTCAGTGTGTGATGATGGATGGGACTTAAAAGGAGGACATGTAGTGTGTGCCCAACTGAAATGTGGCACTGCTGTACGGGTAATGGGAGAGGGTGGTGATTTCAACCCAGGATCTGGTCCTATTCACATTAGTCACATAAACTGCAGTGGGACAGAGAGAAACCTCTGGCAGTGCCACACTGAGCTAGACAGAGGGAGGAACTACTGCGGCCACAAGGAGGATGCTGCAGTGGTGTGCTCAG GAAGTTCCAGCATACCAGTTACCACAACGAATACCTTAATGCCAAATCTCACAAACTGGACAACAG AGATTGTAACAGAGGCAGCTGAGGACAACACTGGTGGAATTTCAGCACCAGTCCTGGGTTGCATtgttctctctgtcactctcttctTACTGCTGTTTTCAAATGCTGCTCAATGTGCATACTACAAAATACGAAATG AAGGAACTAAAGTCAGGAGAGTATCACAAGCTTCACAGCGAGACAATTCTGACACTTCAAGCGACTCGGATTATGAACGTTACTACAACCCTGACCCCCCTCCACCTAATACTGTGACTAACTGTGAACACT TCTTAGATAATACTCTTAGGGGTGGCGATTGCAATCAAGAGCAAGGAAGATTCTGTGAAGAAAGAAATGCTGTACAAA CTCATGCCCTTGATTCAGAGAGCACATCCTCAGGGGAGTGTTATGAAAAAACTGAAACAGAGAACCTTTGGAATCCAG ctgttaacCAGTTTTATCCTGAGTACTGCATACAGAGGACACCTTTGCACAATACCAGTGAACCAGCTGAATGCAACT CAAGAGACTCATTTGATTCAGACAGCATGTCCTCTGGGGAATGCTATGAAAACACTGGAGTGAATGCTGAACCTCGTCTCCAGACAT TGGAGGGAAACCCATCACTTCCTGAACAGCCTCCCCTGAGTGACACCAAACCTCAGACGGCAGGAAACAGCAGTGTTTCCCAGCCATACTCTCCTGATCAAG atgacagcagcacatcatcTGAGGAAGCTTATGAAAATGTTGCAGAAACAAAGAATTACTTTGCTAGAAGTGAACCAGTCCACTCCTCTTCAGACAGTGACTATGATGATGTCAGTAACTGGTGA
- the cfap418 gene encoding cilia- and flagella-associated protein 418 isoform X1: MADSLDALLEEVEAKFCREISLSPCTLKAEQDSNNDSVHSISNPPEVEVIDNNIEAMLQEILDDDDDDDDDDYPASSSHRPVPSKACAMESCSQTALKKCCPVYLGGSSIVSGVGTSVTQRACDQLRCTSCDFHVVMFDDQEWDSSCDYLFFRNNMPDCNKLQVKLKRKKGSRAYACQCSWHSVFTLSELGHVPKLKRSLIMLGQTGLVFNVALEQ, translated from the exons ATGGCGGACAGTTTAGACGCTTTATTAGAGGAGGTGGAAGCAAAGTTTTGTCGGGAGATTTCTCTGTCTCCGTGCACTTTAAAAGCCGAGCAGGACAGCAATAATGACTCCGTGCACAG CATTTCAAATCCACCTGAAGTTGAAGTAATTGACAATAACATCGAGGCTATGCTTCAGGAAAtactagatgatgatgatgatgatgatgatgatgattatccaGCCTCCAGTTCACAC AGACCTGTTCCATCAAAGGCTTGTgctatggagtcttgttctcaaacAGCTTTAAAGAA GTGTTGCCCTGTGTATTTGGGTGGAAGCTCTATCGTAAGTGGTGTAGGAACAAGTGTTACACAAAG GGCTTGTGACCAACTGAGATGTACATCTTGCGATTTTCATGTCGTCATGTTTGATGATCAGGAGTGGGACTCTTCCTGTGACTATCTGTTTTtcag AAACAACATGCCGGACTGTAACAAGTTGCAAGTGAAGCTGAAGAGGAAGAAAGGCTCTCGGGCATATGCCTGCCAGTGTAGCTGGCACTCTGTCTTCACCCTGTCTGAACTCGGACACGTACCTAAGCTCAA ACGCTCACTGATAATGTTGGGACAGACAGGTTTGGTGTTTAATGTAGCACTAGAGCAATGA
- the cfap418 gene encoding cilia- and flagella-associated protein 418 isoform X2: MADSLDALLEEVEAKFCREISLSPCTLKAEQDSNNDSVHSISNPPEVEVIDNNIEAMLQEILDDDDDDDDDDYPASSSHRPVPSKACAMESCSQTALKKCCPVYLGGSSIVSGVGTSVTQRACDQLRCTSCDFHVVMFDDQEWDSSCDYLFFRNNMPDCNKLQVKLKRKKGSRAYACQCSWHSVFTLSELGHVPKLKWVCGQHTAW, translated from the exons ATGGCGGACAGTTTAGACGCTTTATTAGAGGAGGTGGAAGCAAAGTTTTGTCGGGAGATTTCTCTGTCTCCGTGCACTTTAAAAGCCGAGCAGGACAGCAATAATGACTCCGTGCACAG CATTTCAAATCCACCTGAAGTTGAAGTAATTGACAATAACATCGAGGCTATGCTTCAGGAAAtactagatgatgatgatgatgatgatgatgatgattatccaGCCTCCAGTTCACAC AGACCTGTTCCATCAAAGGCTTGTgctatggagtcttgttctcaaacAGCTTTAAAGAA GTGTTGCCCTGTGTATTTGGGTGGAAGCTCTATCGTAAGTGGTGTAGGAACAAGTGTTACACAAAG GGCTTGTGACCAACTGAGATGTACATCTTGCGATTTTCATGTCGTCATGTTTGATGATCAGGAGTGGGACTCTTCCTGTGACTATCTGTTTTtcag AAACAACATGCCGGACTGTAACAAGTTGCAAGTGAAGCTGAAGAGGAAGAAAGGCTCTCGGGCATATGCCTGCCAGTGTAGCTGGCACTCTGTCTTCACCCTGTCTGAACTCGGACACGTACCTAAGCTCAAGTGGGTTTGTGGCCAACATACAGCTTGGTGA